CAATGGCGATGAAAAAGGCGGTGCGCTGGGCCATGGGCGCGCGCGCCTGCCACTGCAGCACGGGAATCAAGACCAGCGGCGCGCCCTGGATCAGCAGGTAGTAGCGCAAGTCGCCCGTCCACGACCACCACAGCACACTGCCGATGCCAAAGGCGACCAGCGCCGGCAAGGCCATCGCGGCCGCGGCGCCGCGACAGGCGTCGCGCATGGTGGCGGCCAGCAGTGCGGCGCAGGCAACGGCGATCGGCATCCGGTCCCACAGCAAGCGCGCATCGTCGGGCGCCAGGTGATACCAGCCGGAGCCGATGGCCGTCAGGCCGATGGCCGCGAAAAACACCGCGTACGCGGGGCGGGCGGGATCGGCTGCCGAACCGCGGCGCAGGGCCACCAATCCATAGGCCGCCACCAGCAGGAAGCCGAAATTGGACAGTACATCGGCACCCCGCGCGATCCCGAACAGCGCGCGCTGGTCGGCAAAGGCATGGTAGTCGTGCGGCTGGGCGATGGGGCCGGACAGGACCAGCGCCGCCATGAGCGCCAGGGCGACGAAAGGCGCCACGCGGGGCCGTGCTTGGGTAGAGTTCATAGCAGTCTCTTCGTGAAAGGGAGCCCAGTGTGCCCCCGCCAGGCGCCAGATCAAATCACCCTGCCTCTGGTGCCTTAAACGGCCACCTCACGTACCGGATTGTAATACCCACCGGGCCGGCCAGCGCGCGCCAATGAAAACGCCGCCTCGTGGGCGGCGCTGGAACACTGGTGACTGCTTACTTGCTCGCTACCTTGGCCGGCTGGCTCATCCCCAGCGCGCGGCTCAGGAAACCCCAGCGGTCTGCCGCCTCTTCGATCACCTTGGCTGTCGGCTTGCCGGCACCGTGGCCAGCCTTGACGTCGATGCGGATCAGGATCGGCGCGCCACCCGCTGCCTGGGCTGCCTGGGCAGCGGCGGCAAACTTGAAGCTGTGCGCAGGCACCACGCGGTCATCATGATCGGCGGTGGTGATCATGGTGGCCGGATAGCAGGAACCCTTCTTCAGGTTATGCAGTGGCGAGTACTTGACGAGCGCCTTGAACTCTTCCGGATTGTCGGCCGAACCGTAGTCGGAGGTCCATGCCCAGCCGATGGTAAATTTGTGGAAGCGCAGCATATCGAGCACGCCCACCTGGGGAATGGCCGCGCCGAACAGTTCCGGACGCTGGGTCATGGCCGCACCCACCAGCAGGCCGCCATTGCTGCCGCCGCCGATGGCAAGCTTGGACGGCGAGGTCACCTTGTTGGCCACCAGCCATTCGGCCGCGCCAATAAAGTCGTCGAACACGTTTTGCTTTTGCAGCTTGGTGCCTGCAGCGTGCCACGCTTCGCCGTATTCGCCGCCGCCGCGCAGGTTGGCCACCACGTAGACGCCGCCCATCTCCATCCACGCCACGTTGGCGGTCGAAAAGCCAGGGGTCAGCGAGACATTGAAGCCGCCGTAGCCATACAGGTAGGTCGGGTTGGAGCCGTCCATCTTGATGCCCTTCTTGGACACGATGAACATTGGCACCCTGGTACCGTCACGGCTGGTGTAGAACTGCTGGCGCGTCTCGTACTGGGATGGATCGAAGTCCACCTTCGGCTTGCGGAACACGGTGCTGGCGCCGGTTTTCAGGTCGAGGCGATAGATCGTGGTCGGAGTGGTAAAGCTGGTGTACGAATAAAAGGTTTCGCGGTCATCGCGCTTGCCGTAAAAGCCGCCGGCCGAACCGATGCCGGGCAGTTTCACCTCCCGTACCATCTTGCCCTTCAAGTCGAACACCTTGACCATGCTGCGCGCATCGGCCAGGTACTCGGCCACGAACTGGTTGTTGAGCAGGCTGACATTGGCCAGCGTCTGGGCCGATTCCGGAATGATCTGCTTCCAGTTCGCTTCTGCAGGCTTGCGGGTGTCAATCGCCACCACGCGCGAGCGGGCAGCCTTGCGGTCGGTCTTGAAGTAGAAAACGGGACCGTCATTGTCGATGAAGTCGTAGGCCGCCTCGAACTGGTCGATCAGCGGCAAGACCTTGGCGTCCGGCTTGGTCAGGTCTTTATAGAATATGCGGTACTTGGGGGCGGTGCCCTTGGTGGCCGTAATGAGCAGGTACTTGCCGTCGTCCGTCACCTTGGCGCTAAAGCCCCATTCCTTTTCGTCCGGACGGTCATACACCAGCGTGTCGGCGCTTTGCGGGGTGCCGATCTTGTGATAGAAGACCTTCTGGAAATAGGTCACGCCCGAGAGCTTTTCCGATTCCTTCGGTTCGTCGTAGCGGCTGTAGAAGAAGCCCTTGCCGTCCGGGGTCCAGGACGTGCCTGAGAACTTGACCCACTTGATGTGGTCTTCCAGGTCCTTGCCGGTATCGATGTCGCGCACCTTCCATTCGTTCCAGTCGGAGCCGGAAGCTGCGGTGCCATAGGCCAGGTATTTGCCGTCCGGGCTGACGGAGGTGCCCGACAGGGCCACGGTGCCGTCGGCGGCCAGGGTGTTCGGGTCGAGCAGCACGCGCGGCGTGTCCGACAGCGACTTCATGGTGTACAGGACCGACTGGTTCTGCAGGCCGTCGTTGCGGCTGTAGAAATAGCGGCCGCTTTCCTTGTATGGCACGCCGTAGCGCTCGAAATTCCACAGCTTGGTCAGGCGCGCCTTGATCGCTTCGCGCTCGGGGATCTGGCCCAGGTAGCTCTGGGTGACCTTGTTCTGGGCCTCGACCCAGGCCTGGGTTTCGGCGCTGTTGGCGTCTTCCAGCCAGCGGTACGGGTCGGCGATGCTGGTGCCGTGATAGACATCCTGCTGCGCCACGGTCTTGGTGACCGGGTAGGTCAGTTCGGGGCCGGTGGCGGGACAGGTTTGCGCCATCGCGTTCGCGCCAAGCGCGGCGAGCAGGCTGGCAACCAGGGGGACGAGCTTCATCTGCATAGGAGTTTTTCCGTCTTTGTCTGTAAACAATCGAGGACGGCAGCCGGATCGCGGCGTGCCGGTGCTGGCAAGATGCCGAGCCAGATGATAGCGTGAATCGGCCCCAGCGGCCAGCAGGGCTACGCCGGGGCGGACCCGGTATTGACAGGAAGGGTGATGCGGGTGCCGCTCTGGCTCACGCAGACCAGGGGCAGAATTTCTGCGCTGCCCGATCCCGCTGGTTTTCGGGACGGCTGGCCCGGCGGCGAGCCCGCGCTGCAGTTTCATCGGGCGGCGCAGAAGAAGGCTCCTTGCGCCTGACAGCCTGCTGCGGCCCGTGAAGGATAGTTCCGAAAGAAATTTGCCTAATCCGTGGCGGGCCTGTTGGACACAGGACCCGCAGCGGCCTGGTGGCTCAGCTGCCACTGGCGCGACATGTCGAGGGCGCAGCCGATTTCGGTGGGGGTGAGGCGGCGCGCCACGATGCTCTTGTTGGCGCCAGCCGTTTCGTCCCCCGCCTCCGCTGCCAGCAGCATCCACATGTAGGAGCGGACCGCATCGCGCGGCACGCCGCGCCCGCTGCCGTACATGCCGCCGAGATTGTACTGGGCCAGGGCATGGCCCTGCTCGGCTGCCTGGGCGTACCAGAATACGGCCATCGCATCGTCCTGGGGCAATCCTTGGCCGTTGGCATACATGACGCCCAGGTTGTTCTGGGCGCTGGCGTCGCCCTGTTCGGCGGCGATACGGTACCAGCGCGCCGCCTTCGCTTCGTCCCTGGGCACCCCCTGGCCGGTGGCGTAGATGACGCCCAGGTTGAACTGGGCGTTGGGCGCGCCCTGTTCGGCCGCGCGGCGGTACCATTCCAGCGCGCGCAGCTCGTCGCGCGCCACGCCGCGCCCGTTGGCATACATGCTGCCCAGGTTGTACTGGGCCATGACGTGCTGCTGTTCGGCCGCGCGCAGATACCATGACAGTGCGCGCGCTTCATCCTTGTCCACGCCCTGGCCGTTGGCCAGCATGACACCGAGGCTGAACTGGGCATCGCGATCGCCCTGCTCGGCGGCGCGCTGCAGCCAGGCCAGCGCGCGCAAGGCATCGGTGCGCACGCCCGCGCCTTCCGCATAGGCAATGCCCAGCTGGCGCTGGGCCGCCGCATTGCCCTGGGCTGCGGCCTGGCGGAACCAGCACAGGGCCTGGGAATCGCTGGCGTCAACGCCCTGCCCGCGCTTGTACATCAGCCCCAATGCCAGCTGGGCCGGCGCATCGCCCTGCACTGCCGCCTTGCGGAACCAGGCCATGGCCAGCGGATAATTGACCGGCGCGCCATGCCCGGTGAGATAGCATTCGGCCAGCAAGGTCTGGGCGCTGGGCGAACCCTGCTCGGCCGCGCGGTAAAACCAGGCCAGGGCCAGCTCGTGACTCTGTTCCAGGCCGCGGCCCTTCTTGTACATCTGCCCCAGGTTTTGCTGGGCCGAGGGATCGCCCTGTTCGGCCGCATGGCGGAACCAGTAAGCAGCCTCGACGTCGCTGCGGCACACGCCGCGCCCGTTGTAGTACAGCGCCCCCAGGTGGTTCTGCGCGAACGCCAGTCCCTGCAAGGCCGCCTGGCGCAGCCACTTGAAGGCGTGCACATAATCGCGTTCGATGCAGTCGCCTTTCTTGTACATGAGCCCGAGGTTGAACTGGGCGTAAGCGTCTCCGCGCTCAGCTGCCTGGCGGAACCACACGTATGTCTGATAGTTCTCGCGCGATGTATTCTGGCGGTTCATGCTTATCCTCCGGCGCGAAGCCGTGATCGTGCAGGAAAAAAGGCGTCGATGGCGTGGGGCGGGACCGGCAACAGGCGAAGCGGCCTGGAAGTATTGCTAAAAGTTTAATGGAGCAAGGCGTGTGCCGTTTGACTGATCACAATCGTCCTATCAGATTGTCACCGTGCGGGCGCAAGAAAAAACCCCGCGGACGCTGGCGCCGGCGGGGTTTGTGTGTGGCTGGAAAAGTTTTACAAGGGCGATCCGGCTCAGAACTTGGTGCGCGCACCAAACACGAGGCTGCGTCCCGGCAGCGGCGTGATCGACTTCAGTACCGAAGTCGACAGGCGGATATCCTCGTTCAGCAGGTTCTTGGCCAGCACGAACCACGTCACATCCTGACCGCCAAAGGGCTGGGTGTAGGACAGGTTGGCGTTGACCTGGGTGTAGCCGGGAGTGGCTTCTTCCTCGAACGTGGCCAGGCGGTCCTGGCGCAGCGCGCGCATGACCGACAGGCCGGTGCGCAGGCGCGCCGTGCGGTAGCCAAGGTCGGCCCCGACCCGGGTGGCAGCCTGCAGCGGCAGGTTGCCGCCGTTGTCGAGCTTGCCGCGCGAGGTGTCGGCGAACAGGCGCCCGGTGACGCCCATGCCGGAGGCATTGTAGGTCAGCTCGGCTTCGGCGCCCCGGATGGTGGCATCGGCCTGCTCGAAGATGCGTTCGCGCAGTTCGTCGCCGGGGTTGCCTTCTTCGTCCAGCAGATTGCCGTTGATATTTCCGTAAATGAAATCCTTGACCTGGTTGTAGAACAGGTTGCCCTTCCATTGCACCAGGCCGGTCGTCTTTTGCGCCGTCAGTTCCAGATTGCGCGACGTCTCCTTGCGAAAAGCGCTGTTGCCGATGTCGAAGGTTTCGGTCGCTTCATGCGGGCCGGCCGAATACAGCTCCTCGGTGGTCGGGGCACGCTGGGCCACCGACACCGTGGCGCCGGCGCTGTAGCCGGGCGCGAGCGGAACCATGGCGCCCACGGAGTACGAGGCCAGGCTGAAGTCGCGCTCCGGTCCCGTTTCCGGGCGGCGCTTCACGTTTTCTCCGCGTACACCGGCGTTCAGGCGCACTACGCCGAAGTTGCGTTCTTCGACCAGGAAGACGGCTACCGACGTGGAACGGGTGACCGGCACTGTGTCTGGCCCCCCTTCGGTGGCCTTGCCCGAAAAATTGGCATGCTCGGTCTGCACGCCAAAGGTGCCGTGCCATCCGGCAACAGGCTTGTGGGTCGCTTCCAGGCGCGACTCGAGCGCCCGGTTTTCGTAGCGGATTTCCGGTTCGTCTTCGTCGTTGATTTCTTCGTGATGGTAGTCGGTGTAGCCCAGCTTGAAATGCACCGCTTCCAGGGTCGACATAGGCGACTTGAACAGGACATCGGTGTCATAGCGGGTCTGCGACATGTCAATGCGCGCCCCTTCCAGGCTGGGAATGCCATAGAACTGGTCGAGCACCGACACGGACGCGCCGGCGTGGCCCCAGGCACCGACCACGGAGGCACCGGCCCCGGCCGTGTCCTGTTCGATAAAGGAGCGCGGCAGGCGCCGCTCAGCGCCCATGTCCCCGCCCGTGTCCCCGCCTAAGATGCGCTCGCCGGGGATCTTGTAGTCATCGGTACGGCGCACATTGCCATCGACATGAAAGCCGATATTGCCCACCGAGCCATCGACCGAGGCCGAGCCATTGCGGCCCTTGTCGACCGTGCTGTAGCGCACTTCAGCCTGGCCGCCGATGCCGCCTTCCAGGGCATTGGGGATGCGCTCGTTGACCACGTTGACCAGGCCGCCAATGGCGCCGGAGCCATACAGCAGCGCGGCCGGACCGCGCAGGATTTCAATCTGGCGCGCGGTGGCGCCATCGGCCGAGACGGCATGGTCATTGGACAGACCGGACACATCCGACACCGCCATGCCATTTTCCAGCATTTTCACGCGCGTGCCTTCCAGGCCGCGGATGATGGGGCGCGAGGCACCGGCGCCGAAGGCCGAAGCCGATACGCCCAGTTCCTGCGACAGCGTTTCACCGAGGGTGGCGCCCAGCTTGTCGCGCAGCTCGTCGCCGGCCAGGATCTTGGCCGGGGCCAGGATCTGGTCGGTTTCCGTCTGGCCAAACGGCGTGGCAGTGACCACGATCCTGGGAACGACGTCAGACTCGGTGGACGCGGTGGTCTGGGCCACGGCAAGGGTCGACAGCGCCGACAGGATGGCGCTGGTAAAAACGGTACGCTGGAAATTCATGTAATAACCTCAAAACAAAACTGACAGGAACAGGCAAATGCAACACGCCGGCGCTGGCCGGAGGGTTGATCAGATCAAGGGAACAAGCTGTCAGGCGTGAGGCGGACCGCGGGAATGAAAGGCGAGGATGGTGCGCGCGTGAGCGGCAGCGACTTCGGCACCGAACACAGGCAGGGACCCGCATGCGGGCAGGGGGAAGGCAAAATACGGGGTGGCAAGCGGGCCGCCGAGCTGGGCAAAGGCGAGGCACTGGTGGCAGCTCTGGTCAAGGGCCAGCGCCGTGGCCGACCCGGGCGCCGCAGATTCGCTGCCGCTGTGGGCCTGGGCGCTGCGCTCGATCGACCCGCTCCAGTGCGACAGCACGTGTGCAGTGGCCATGTGCTGGGAGGCCAGCAACAGCAGCGACAGCAAAACACGGAACAGGGCGTGGCGGGTCATGGTGCGAATATTGTAAAGCGATTAGCTTTCCTGTGTCGCATTATTTGTTTCCGCATATTTCTGCAGGAAGGCCGGGACTTTGGCTGCGCTCAATTTATTGAGCGACAATAGCAAATCGGGCGTGACCGGCCTGCCCAGGGTATAGGTGGTCCCCAGGTGGCGGCCGATGTGGATCAGCACTTGCGCCGCCACTTCCGCATCGGACTCGGCGCGGTGGGCGGCGCTACGGAAGGCAATTCCCAGCTGGCCCGACAGCAGCCCCAGCTTGTAGCTGGACATGCCGGGAAACACCCGGCGCGACAGCTTGAGCGAACACACAAGGCTTGCGTGGCGGGGCGACAGGGACAGGCGAGCCGCTTCGGCCTTCAGGAATTTTTCATCGAAGCTGGCGTTATGGGCGGACAAGGTGTCGCTCCCGATGAAGTCGAGCAGCTCGGGCACCACCCGCGATACGGGCGGCGCATTGTCCACCATGTCCTGCGAGATACCCGTCAGCTGGGTGATGAAATAGGGAATGCGCGCGTTGCAATTAATCAAAGACACATAGCGCTCGCGCACCACGCCGTCGACAATGCGCAGGGCGGCGACCTCGGTGATGCGATCGCCCATCACGGGCGACAGACCGGTTGTTTCAAAGTCGAGCATGACAATCGGTTTTTCGAACACGCAGGCCTCCTAGCCGTATTTGCGCACGGCGTCGAGTGCGAGGCCGGCCCCGATACTGCCGAACAGGTCGCCTTCGACCTTGCGCGCATTGGGCAGCAGCGCGCCAATGCGCTCGCGCAGCATGCCCACCCCGCTTGATCCGCCCGTAAAAAACACCGTATCGACGCCGCCCCGCCCCACGCCCGCGTCGGCCAGCAGCTTGAGTACCGTCTGGTCAATCTGGTCCACCAGATGGCCGATCGCGTGCTCGAACGCGGGACGGGCAATGGTGAGGGTTTCCGGAGGGCTCAGGCGGTCGAGCATGAGCTCGATGGCATCAGCGTCCGACAGCGCGATCTTGGCTTCTTCCACCTTCATCGCCAGCCAATGGCCTTCACGCGCTTCGATCAGGCGCTGCAGACGGCCAAGCTTGGCCGGTTCGCGCGCGTCGCGCACCACGTCGGCCAGCTGGGTCCAGGTCTTTTTGGTGTAGGCCTGGTTGATGGTGTGCCAGGTGGCCAGGTTGAAGTAATAACCCGACGGGATCGCGCTGTCATTATTCATCAACGTCTGGTAACCGAGTAGCGGCATGACCGACGTCAGGCTCAGGTACTTGTCAAAGTCGGTACCGCCGATGTGGACGCCGCCGGTGGCCAGGATATCGTCGCGCCGCTCGGCCCTGGCCGCCCTGTCGGGAGACAGCCTGACCAGGGAAAAGTCCGAGGTACCGCCGCCAATGTCGGCGATCAAGACCAGTTCTTCGCGCGCGATCTGAGACTCGTAGTCAAACGCGGCGGCAATCGGCTCGAACTGGAAGGACACCTCCTTGAAGCCGACCGCATGGGCGATCCCGGCCAGGGTATCTTCGGCCAGCTTATCGGCCGCAGCGCTGTCGTCGATAAAAAACACGGGGCGGCCGAAGACAGCGCATGAAAACTCCTGCCCGGCCTGGCGCTCGGCACGCCGCTTGACTTCGCCAATGAACTGCTGCAGCAGCAGGCGAAACGGCAGCGAACGCCCCGCCACCTCGGTCTGGCCATCGATCAGGCTGGTGCCGAGCAGGCTCTTGAGCGAGCGCATCAGGCGCCCCTCGTAACCTGCCAGATAGCCGGCCAGCGCGGCGCGACCGTAGCTCACTTCATCGTCATCGGCATTGAAGAACACAACCGACGGCAGAGTCGCCTTGCCGTCTTCCAGCGCGAGCAGGGACGAACCCACGGCGCCGGTGGCGCGCGAATCAATATAACCAACCGTGGAGTTTGACGTGCCGAAGTCGACGCCGCAAGCCTGTGCCATGTAAGCCTTCGTAGTGAGGGGCGGTATTTTATCAGAAACCAGGCGGGCCCGGCTATCTTGTGGCGTACTCGCACAAGGTTCCCAGGGTGGCAATCTGGTTTGAGTGGGATCAATCTGCCGCCGCCTGCCAACCGTGTACGGTCTTGCGGCCCCCTACCAGCGTGGGTGC
This region of Massilia sp. PAMC28688 genomic DNA includes:
- a CDS encoding prolyl oligopeptidase family protein, with product MQMKLVPLVASLLAALGANAMAQTCPATGPELTYPVTKTVAQQDVYHGTSIADPYRWLEDANSAETQAWVEAQNKVTQSYLGQIPEREAIKARLTKLWNFERYGVPYKESGRYFYSRNDGLQNQSVLYTMKSLSDTPRVLLDPNTLAADGTVALSGTSVSPDGKYLAYGTAASGSDWNEWKVRDIDTGKDLEDHIKWVKFSGTSWTPDGKGFFYSRYDEPKESEKLSGVTYFQKVFYHKIGTPQSADTLVYDRPDEKEWGFSAKVTDDGKYLLITATKGTAPKYRIFYKDLTKPDAKVLPLIDQFEAAYDFIDNDGPVFYFKTDRKAARSRVVAIDTRKPAEANWKQIIPESAQTLANVSLLNNQFVAEYLADARSMVKVFDLKGKMVREVKLPGIGSAGGFYGKRDDRETFYSYTSFTTPTTIYRLDLKTGASTVFRKPKVDFDPSQYETRQQFYTSRDGTRVPMFIVSKKGIKMDGSNPTYLYGYGGFNVSLTPGFSTANVAWMEMGGVYVVANLRGGGEYGEAWHAAGTKLQKQNVFDDFIGAAEWLVANKVTSPSKLAIGGGSNGGLLVGAAMTQRPELFGAAIPQVGVLDMLRFHKFTIGWAWTSDYGSADNPEEFKALVKYSPLHNLKKGSCYPATMITTADHDDRVVPAHSFKFAAAAQAAQAAGGAPILIRIDVKAGHGAGKPTAKVIEEAADRWGFLSRALGMSQPAKVASK
- a CDS encoding tetratricopeptide repeat protein; this encodes MNRQNTSRENYQTYVWFRQAAERGDAYAQFNLGLMYKKGDCIERDYVHAFKWLRQAALQGLAFAQNHLGALYYNGRGVCRSDVEAAYWFRHAAEQGDPSAQQNLGQMYKKGRGLEQSHELALAWFYRAAEQGSPSAQTLLAECYLTGHGAPVNYPLAMAWFRKAAVQGDAPAQLALGLMYKRGQGVDASDSQALCWFRQAAAQGNAAAQRQLGIAYAEGAGVRTDALRALAWLQRAAEQGDRDAQFSLGVMLANGQGVDKDEARALSWYLRAAEQQHVMAQYNLGSMYANGRGVARDELRALEWYRRAAEQGAPNAQFNLGVIYATGQGVPRDEAKAARWYRIAAEQGDASAQNNLGVMYANGQGLPQDDAMAVFWYAQAAEQGHALAQYNLGGMYGSGRGVPRDAVRSYMWMLLAAEAGDETAGANKSIVARRLTPTEIGCALDMSRQWQLSHQAAAGPVSNRPATD
- a CDS encoding TonB-dependent receptor, which codes for MNFQRTVFTSAILSALSTLAVAQTTASTESDVVPRIVVTATPFGQTETDQILAPAKILAGDELRDKLGATLGETLSQELGVSASAFGAGASRPIIRGLEGTRVKMLENGMAVSDVSGLSNDHAVSADGATARQIEILRGPAALLYGSGAIGGLVNVVNERIPNALEGGIGGQAEVRYSTVDKGRNGSASVDGSVGNIGFHVDGNVRRTDDYKIPGERILGGDTGGDMGAERRLPRSFIEQDTAGAGASVVGAWGHAGASVSVLDQFYGIPSLEGARIDMSQTRYDTDVLFKSPMSTLEAVHFKLGYTDYHHEEINDEDEPEIRYENRALESRLEATHKPVAGWHGTFGVQTEHANFSGKATEGGPDTVPVTRSTSVAVFLVEERNFGVVRLNAGVRGENVKRRPETGPERDFSLASYSVGAMVPLAPGYSAGATVSVAQRAPTTEELYSAGPHEATETFDIGNSAFRKETSRNLELTAQKTTGLVQWKGNLFYNQVKDFIYGNINGNLLDEEGNPGDELRERIFEQADATIRGAEAELTYNASGMGVTGRLFADTSRGKLDNGGNLPLQAATRVGADLGYRTARLRTGLSVMRALRQDRLATFEEEATPGYTQVNANLSYTQPFGGQDVTWFVLAKNLLNEDIRLSTSVLKSITPLPGRSLVFGARTKF
- a CDS encoding PolC-type DNA polymerase III, producing the protein MFEKPIVMLDFETTGLSPVMGDRITEVAALRIVDGVVRERYVSLINCNARIPYFITQLTGISQDMVDNAPPVSRVVPELLDFIGSDTLSAHNASFDEKFLKAEAARLSLSPRHASLVCSLKLSRRVFPGMSSYKLGLLSGQLGIAFRSAAHRAESDAEVAAQVLIHIGRHLGTTYTLGRPVTPDLLLSLNKLSAAKVPAFLQKYAETNNATQES
- a CDS encoding Hsp70 family protein gives rise to the protein MAQACGVDFGTSNSTVGYIDSRATGAVGSSLLALEDGKATLPSVVFFNADDDEVSYGRAALAGYLAGYEGRLMRSLKSLLGTSLIDGQTEVAGRSLPFRLLLQQFIGEVKRRAERQAGQEFSCAVFGRPVFFIDDSAAADKLAEDTLAGIAHAVGFKEVSFQFEPIAAAFDYESQIAREELVLIADIGGGTSDFSLVRLSPDRAARAERRDDILATGGVHIGGTDFDKYLSLTSVMPLLGYQTLMNNDSAIPSGYYFNLATWHTINQAYTKKTWTQLADVVRDAREPAKLGRLQRLIEAREGHWLAMKVEEAKIALSDADAIELMLDRLSPPETLTIARPAFEHAIGHLVDQIDQTVLKLLADAGVGRGGVDTVFFTGGSSGVGMLRERIGALLPNARKVEGDLFGSIGAGLALDAVRKYG